In the genome of Hymenobacter taeanensis, one region contains:
- a CDS encoding tetratricopeptide repeat protein — protein MKLFPRLALAASLSAAAPLAASAQQTQVFTNDERHFQEGLELFDRGKYGAAQQAFQRYLDVTQRRTGELAAGRTTDAEYYYAVSGLYLFHPDSEDRILAFASANPAHPKAAEAYFQLGKFYFDKKDYVKAISYLQQVGPDNLTDDQRAEAEFKLGYSYFSQKEYDKAKLQFDRNKVGSHQYRYASSYYAGYLAYRAGDYAGARKDLGVAEQNDAYRPVVPAIMSQIYYKEGDYDGLIAYASQALQQTPPPQSADEIQLLLGDAYYQKQDFKQAATYLDQYAAGRKKIEPEVQYKIGYANFKQGDFKGAIGSLKNVAARRDSLGQNAAYHLGLSYLQTNQKPLALNSFDAARKVTFDKNITENATLKYAQVSYELGNTQEVIAALRDFPKRFPRSKNQAAADDILSESFLNSSDYAQALNYLDNLEERSSKLNATYQRVAYLHAATLYNDNRYQDALPVLDKSLKHPQDDALRAAAQVLKGEIYSVGQQYQPAITAYTAAARTARTGSAAETDFDQKARYGLGYAYYNTKQYDRARQQFQAWLQDPSAKPADPNYYDVTLRLGDTYYVAKNYQQAVDQYDKVIQANATDKDYAYYRKGQTLGLMGKRDEAARTLSTLLKTAPTSRYADDAVYQQAQLDYEAGSFQAAVDGFTRLIQNRPNSPLIPTALQKRGVAYQNLDQHEKAAADFRQVLNQFPRTKSASSAIYSLQESLSALGRTEEFDQALAQFKQQNPDNKATESVEFEAAKSLYLAEKYAQAIPRLESYLKQYPDNVLAADGRFFLADSYLRTGRKTDALPRLKAVVQEGKSEFVNRAVGRVAELEFENKNYAEAAKYYARLREVSQNKREVANAGIGLMKSYYEAGDLEGTRRVAQELQAQGGAALNATNLALLYLGKASYKGGNLDQAITELTTAAATAKDESGAEAQYLLADVLYQQKKYPEALDAAYKSNSDFANYDVWLGRAFLLIADVYKAQNEIFQARATLNSIIDNKFPVKEIVDGAKQRLAELPADPTTPAPPAGGTKAQPGKATPPKTTAPTTKPATGKAATKAPVRSSLAPTNAAPTDSTTNPTDGPVGQED, from the coding sequence ATGAAACTATTCCCTCGCCTGGCGCTGGCCGCCTCCCTTAGTGCAGCAGCGCCACTCGCTGCTTCGGCCCAGCAAACGCAGGTGTTCACCAACGATGAACGCCACTTCCAGGAAGGCCTCGAACTCTTTGACCGCGGCAAGTACGGCGCCGCCCAACAGGCTTTCCAACGCTACCTCGACGTAACTCAGCGCCGCACCGGTGAGCTGGCGGCTGGCCGCACCACCGATGCGGAATACTACTACGCCGTATCAGGCCTCTACCTGTTTCATCCCGACTCGGAAGACCGTATTCTGGCGTTTGCCAGCGCCAACCCGGCCCACCCCAAGGCTGCCGAAGCGTACTTCCAGCTGGGTAAGTTCTATTTCGATAAGAAGGACTACGTAAAGGCCATTAGCTACCTGCAGCAGGTAGGGCCCGATAACCTCACCGACGACCAGCGCGCCGAAGCCGAATTTAAGCTGGGCTACAGCTACTTCTCGCAGAAAGAGTACGATAAGGCCAAGCTGCAGTTTGACCGTAACAAAGTGGGCAGCCACCAGTACCGCTACGCCAGCAGCTACTACGCCGGTTACCTGGCCTACCGCGCCGGCGACTACGCCGGGGCCCGCAAAGACCTGGGCGTGGCCGAACAGAACGATGCATACCGGCCCGTGGTGCCGGCCATCATGTCGCAGATCTACTACAAAGAAGGCGACTACGACGGACTGATTGCCTACGCCTCGCAGGCGCTACAGCAGACTCCCCCGCCCCAAAGCGCCGATGAGATTCAGCTACTCCTGGGCGACGCCTACTATCAGAAGCAGGATTTCAAGCAGGCTGCCACCTATTTAGATCAGTACGCTGCCGGCCGCAAGAAAATTGAGCCCGAGGTGCAGTACAAAATTGGGTACGCCAACTTCAAGCAGGGGGACTTTAAAGGGGCCATTGGTAGCCTGAAGAACGTGGCTGCCCGCCGCGACTCCCTGGGCCAGAACGCTGCCTACCACTTGGGCCTAAGCTACCTGCAAACCAACCAGAAGCCGCTGGCATTAAACTCATTTGATGCTGCTCGCAAGGTCACCTTCGACAAGAATATTACCGAAAATGCGACGCTGAAATACGCGCAGGTAAGCTACGAGCTAGGCAATACCCAAGAGGTAATTGCTGCCCTCCGCGACTTTCCCAAGCGCTTCCCGCGCTCCAAAAACCAAGCGGCGGCTGATGATATTCTGAGTGAGAGCTTCCTGAACTCCTCCGATTACGCGCAGGCCCTTAACTACCTCGACAACCTGGAGGAGCGCAGCTCCAAGCTGAACGCCACCTACCAACGGGTGGCCTACCTGCACGCCGCCACGCTCTACAACGATAACCGCTACCAGGATGCCCTGCCGGTGCTCGATAAGAGCCTGAAGCACCCCCAGGATGATGCCCTGCGTGCCGCTGCCCAGGTATTGAAAGGTGAGATTTACAGCGTAGGCCAGCAGTACCAGCCCGCCATTACAGCCTATACTGCTGCCGCACGCACGGCGCGTACAGGCTCGGCCGCCGAAACTGACTTCGATCAGAAGGCCCGCTACGGCCTGGGCTACGCCTACTACAATACCAAGCAGTATGACCGCGCCCGCCAGCAGTTCCAGGCGTGGTTGCAAGACCCCTCGGCCAAACCCGCCGACCCAAACTACTACGACGTTACCCTGCGCTTAGGCGATACGTACTACGTAGCCAAAAACTACCAGCAGGCCGTTGACCAGTACGATAAAGTAATTCAGGCCAACGCCACCGACAAAGACTACGCCTACTACCGCAAGGGCCAGACCCTGGGCCTGATGGGCAAGCGCGATGAAGCGGCCCGCACGCTGAGTACCCTGCTCAAAACTGCGCCTACTTCGCGCTACGCCGACGATGCTGTGTATCAGCAGGCCCAACTTGATTACGAAGCTGGCTCGTTCCAGGCAGCCGTAGATGGGTTTACTCGCCTTATTCAGAACCGCCCCAACTCACCCCTGATTCCCACAGCTCTGCAGAAGCGGGGAGTGGCCTACCAGAACCTAGACCAGCACGAAAAGGCCGCGGCCGATTTCCGGCAGGTGCTCAACCAATTTCCGCGCACCAAATCGGCCAGCAGTGCTATTTATAGCCTGCAGGAAAGCCTGTCGGCGCTAGGCCGGACCGAGGAATTTGATCAGGCCCTGGCTCAGTTTAAGCAGCAGAACCCCGACAACAAAGCCACTGAGAGTGTAGAGTTTGAAGCCGCCAAGTCGCTGTACCTGGCTGAGAAATATGCCCAGGCTATACCGCGCCTGGAAAGCTACCTCAAGCAGTACCCCGACAACGTGCTGGCCGCCGATGGGCGCTTCTTCCTGGCTGACTCTTACCTGCGCACGGGCCGAAAGACCGATGCGCTGCCGCGCCTGAAGGCTGTAGTGCAGGAAGGCAAGAGTGAGTTTGTAAACCGCGCCGTGGGCCGGGTAGCCGAGTTGGAGTTTGAAAACAAGAACTACGCCGAGGCCGCCAAGTACTATGCGCGCTTACGCGAAGTATCGCAGAACAAGCGAGAAGTGGCCAACGCTGGCATTGGGCTGATGAAGAGCTATTATGAGGCAGGTGACCTGGAGGGCACCCGCCGCGTGGCACAGGAGCTGCAGGCGCAAGGTGGCGCGGCGCTCAACGCTACCAACCTGGCCCTGCTCTACTTGGGGAAAGCCAGCTACAAAGGCGGCAATCTTGACCAAGCCATTACAGAGTTAACCACCGCCGCAGCTACCGCCAAGGACGAAAGCGGGGCCGAAGCACAGTACCTGCTGGCCGATGTACTCTACCAACAGAAAAAGTATCCGGAGGCACTGGACGCAGCCTACAAGAGCAACTCGGACTTTGCTAACTATGATGTGTGGCTTGGCCGTGCGTTCCTGCTGATTGCGGACGTGTACAAAGCACAGAACGAAATTTTTCAGGCCCGGGCGACGCTCAACTCTATCATCGATAATAAATTTCCGGTGAAGGAAATTGTAGACGGAGCCAAGCAGCGCCTGGCTGAGCTACCTGCTGACCCCACCACGCCCGCACCCCCTGCGGGGGGCACCAAGGCCCAGCCTGGCAAAGCAACGCCCCCTAAAACTACCGCCCCCACAACTAAGCCAGCCACCGGTAAGGCCGCTACCAAGGCGCCGGTACGCAGTTCCCTGGCACCCACCAACGCCGCCCCAACCGACTCCACCACTAACCCCACCGATGGCCCCGTAGGCCAGGAGGACTAA